The Nostoc sp. 'Lobaria pulmonaria (5183) cyanobiont' genome window below encodes:
- a CDS encoding DUF3318 domain-containing protein, translating into MTSYATSSAKAEMSELRRLKALLPPELQSWVTVEGTTEVNPPLVRSEEIGKDQVEIQIDLVKWDALAMDQRNLLFWHEVARVQNDTIPKDGWEMAALAIGLGGAVGELWVQDGLLLVLALSLCGVSGWRLYQKNNGEKQLRELLNADEKAIALATRFGYSLPNAYKSLGSALKTLIDNTPSKRQRSRYEARLSALKRSANKAKTKSKTPDEGAL; encoded by the coding sequence ATGACATCCTATGCAACCTCCTCTGCCAAAGCGGAAATGAGCGAACTCCGGCGGTTGAAAGCCTTACTACCACCAGAACTGCAAAGCTGGGTCACGGTTGAAGGCACAACTGAGGTCAATCCACCCCTGGTTCGCTCCGAAGAAATTGGTAAAGACCAGGTAGAAATTCAAATTGATTTGGTAAAATGGGATGCCCTCGCAATGGATCAGCGTAATCTGCTGTTCTGGCATGAGGTTGCTCGCGTTCAAAATGACACAATTCCTAAAGATGGTTGGGAAATGGCAGCACTAGCCATCGGTTTAGGTGGTGCTGTAGGGGAATTGTGGGTACAAGATGGATTGCTGCTGGTGTTAGCTTTGTCGCTTTGTGGCGTGTCAGGCTGGCGACTGTACCAAAAGAATAATGGGGAAAAGCAACTAAGAGAATTGCTCAATGCTGATGAAAAAGCGATCGCTTTAGCAACTCGTTTTGGTTATAGCCTTCCCAATGCCTATAAGAGTCTCGGTAGCGCCTTGAAAACCCTGATTGATAATACTCCTAGTAAGCGCCAACGGTCGAGATACGAAGCAAGACTCTCTGCCCTCAAACGCAGTGCCAATAAGGCAAAAACTAAATCGAAAACTCCAGATGAGGGCGCACTATAG
- a CDS encoding sugar transferase: MATKVQSFMTSQPTEVDFPVNSLNDTAIVQVPTRLSVLEALGFKQTCQGLIQPNSHPKQIIIDFHQTTFIDSSGLGALVSNFKYAQTQDITLTLRNVTPQVMAVLKLTGLDQVFPLELVEDRPLIEQDDVLDNRKTTSRKVEQLPTTHPSMASWMKRFLDIVGSVIGLLITGILFIPIAIAIQINDPGPIFFCQTRCGWMGKRFKIWKFRSMCVDAEAKKSQVKNQVQGAFFKNENDPRITKVGRLLRRTSLDELPQFWNVLKGEMSLVGTRPPTPDEVERYEVPEWQRLDVKPGMTGEWQVNGRSTVRSFEDVIRLDLQYQKNWSLLYDLKLIFKTIAILFNRNSGAV, translated from the coding sequence ATGGCAACGAAAGTGCAGAGCTTCATGACTAGCCAACCGACAGAGGTCGATTTTCCAGTTAATTCCCTTAACGACACGGCTATAGTGCAGGTGCCGACGCGGTTGAGCGTGCTAGAGGCTTTAGGCTTTAAGCAAACCTGCCAAGGCTTAATCCAGCCCAATTCACATCCCAAGCAAATCATCATTGACTTTCACCAAACTACTTTTATCGATAGTAGTGGTTTAGGTGCCCTGGTAAGTAATTTTAAATACGCTCAGACTCAGGATATTACATTAACACTGCGAAATGTAACACCTCAAGTCATGGCAGTCCTAAAACTCACAGGGTTGGATCAGGTTTTTCCTTTAGAGCTTGTGGAAGATAGGCCGTTAATAGAACAAGATGATGTACTAGATAATCGTAAGACAACTTCCCGTAAAGTAGAGCAGTTACCCACTACTCACCCTTCTATGGCATCTTGGATGAAACGATTCTTAGATATTGTCGGGTCAGTGATTGGTTTATTAATTACAGGAATTTTATTTATTCCAATTGCGATCGCTATTCAAATTAACGATCCCGGGCCTATTTTCTTTTGTCAAACCCGCTGTGGCTGGATGGGTAAGCGGTTTAAGATTTGGAAATTCCGCTCTATGTGTGTGGATGCGGAAGCAAAAAAATCCCAAGTTAAAAACCAAGTGCAAGGTGCTTTTTTCAAGAATGAGAATGATCCCAGAATTACTAAGGTAGGACGCTTGTTACGGCGAACTAGTCTTGATGAATTACCCCAATTTTGGAATGTCCTCAAAGGAGAGATGAGTTTAGTAGGCACTCGACCACCGACACCCGATGAAGTGGAACGCTATGAAGTACCAGAGTGGCAACGTTTAGATGTAAAACCCGGTATGACTGGCGAATGGCAAGTAAATGGACGTTCTACAGTCCGTAGTTTTGAAGATGTAATTCGTCTGGATTTGCAGTATCAAAAAAATTGGAGTTTATTGTACGATTTAAAGCTAATTTTCAAAACTATAGCTATTCTGTTTAATAGAAACAGTGGTGCTGTTTAG
- a CDS encoding 7-carboxy-7-deazaguanine synthase QueE: MISKNTVTPTARLIEVFSAIQGEGLNVGTRQIFIRFALCDLRCHFCDSAHTWNAPTTCRIERSPGLRDFEIHSNPVPLPILIEWVEQQNLPCLHDSISLTGGEPLLHASFLTQFLPQVRAITGLPIYLETGGHRPEQLAMIIPYLDSVGMDLKLPSVSGESHWQEHSKFLQLCYDSYLNVFVKIIVSQNTDPAELERSASLVAEVSPDIPVFLQPVTPLAVSEQFSPVPVLAPSSDRVLTWQALMKGFVKHVRVIPQTHKMLNQL, translated from the coding sequence ATGATTTCTAAAAATACGGTTACACCTACCGCACGCCTGATTGAGGTCTTTTCTGCCATTCAAGGGGAAGGACTGAATGTAGGGACACGTCAGATATTTATTCGTTTTGCTTTGTGTGATTTGCGCTGTCACTTTTGTGATAGTGCCCACACTTGGAATGCACCTACAACTTGTCGGATAGAGCGATCGCCTGGATTGCGCGACTTTGAAATCCACTCTAACCCCGTCCCATTACCCATATTAATCGAATGGGTGGAACAGCAAAATCTACCTTGTTTACACGATAGCATTAGCTTAACTGGCGGCGAACCACTTCTTCATGCCTCATTTCTAACGCAGTTTCTACCCCAAGTGCGAGCCATAACTGGTCTACCTATATACTTAGAAACCGGCGGACATCGCCCAGAACAACTAGCAATGATTATCCCATACTTAGACTCTGTAGGTATGGATTTAAAATTGCCCAGTGTTAGCGGCGAAAGTCATTGGCAAGAACATAGTAAATTTCTCCAGTTATGTTATGACTCATATTTAAATGTTTTTGTCAAGATAATTGTGTCTCAAAACACAGATCCCGCCGAGTTGGAACGTTCAGCTTCGTTGGTGGCAGAGGTTAGTCCAGATATCCCAGTATTTTTACAACCTGTCACGCCTTTGGCTGTATCAGAACAATTTTCTCCAGTACCTGTACTTGCGCCTTCCAGCGATCGAGTTTTGACGTGGCAAGCTTTGATGAAGGGGTTTGTCAAGCACGTGCGCGTGATCCCCCAAACGCATAAAATGCTGAACCAGTTGTAA